One Lacunisphaera limnophila DNA window includes the following coding sequences:
- a CDS encoding uroporphyrinogen-III synthase has product MSDKKSLSGRRIVITRPAGSSADWRARLETLGAEVIELPLIKVSKDVNPETLTEVFEGLSSYEWIIFTSVNGVKFFFEEFHRVYDDIRSIGLVRIAAVGEATAAAVREQHLRVDLQPKKASGEELAFELIDREAMDSAKVLVITGNRNREALVEKLHESGTIVDTLPVYKTEETDLAADPVAGDFRAKGADAILFASPSAVQSFFDQAAALKLGAKARKPRAGSIGSTTTAAMKQLGLPVDFEAAEPSLDSLVEALMPKLPRG; this is encoded by the coding sequence ATGTCTGACAAAAAATCACTTTCCGGCCGCCGCATCGTCATCACCCGTCCCGCGGGCTCGTCCGCCGACTGGCGGGCCCGTCTCGAGACGCTGGGCGCCGAGGTCATTGAACTGCCCCTGATCAAGGTGAGCAAGGACGTGAACCCCGAGACCCTCACCGAGGTGTTCGAGGGCCTGAGCAGCTACGAGTGGATCATCTTCACGAGCGTCAACGGCGTGAAGTTCTTCTTCGAGGAGTTCCACCGGGTCTATGACGACATCCGCTCGATCGGCCTGGTGCGCATCGCCGCGGTCGGCGAGGCGACCGCCGCCGCGGTGCGCGAGCAGCACCTGCGCGTGGATTTGCAGCCGAAAAAGGCCTCCGGGGAGGAACTGGCCTTTGAATTGATCGACCGCGAGGCGATGGACAGCGCCAAGGTCCTGGTCATCACGGGCAATCGCAACCGCGAGGCCCTGGTGGAGAAGCTCCACGAGTCGGGCACGATCGTGGACACCCTGCCAGTCTACAAGACCGAGGAGACCGACCTGGCCGCCGACCCGGTGGCGGGTGATTTCCGCGCCAAGGGGGCCGATGCCATCCTGTTTGCCAGCCCATCCGCCGTGCAGTCCTTCTTCGACCAGGCGGCGGCGCTCAAGCTCGGGGCCAAGGCCCGCAAGCCGCGCGCCGGCAGCATCGGGTCGACCACGACCGCCGCGATGAAGCAGCTCGGCCTGCCGGTGGATTTTGAGGCCGCCGAGCCCAGCCTCGATTCGCTGGTCGAGGCCCTGATGCCCAAGCTTCCCCGCGGATAA